CCCATTGAAAGCAGCGTAGTAAATTCCGTACAGCCCGTAATAATCCAATGGGCATTCGTGTAACTTTTGCATCTCTATCAGACAAGCGCTCGCAAAGATTAATAATTTCCTCGGCACTCCAAGCACGAGTTCCCACGACTGGGAAAGCTTGCTTTTCTGTTTCTGGTACTGTCAAAGCCCGCACTGCAAATTTAGCAATATCTTGAGTATCCATGTAGCCAATAGGTGAGGATGTTCCCGTCACCCATACTGGTTGTTTTTCTAAAATAGGTATACCATATTGACCAATTAATCCTTGCATAAATCCAGCCAAACGTAAAATTGTGTAGTTTAAACCGGATTCTACCAAGTATGCTTCTGTACATCCCTTAATTTCCATTAGTGGTACATTGGGATATTTATCAGCATCGAGAATGGAAAAGAAGATAAATCTTTCTACACCAGCGGCTTTGGCTGCTTGAATTAATGCTACTTTTCCATCCCAATCTACCTCTTTAATAGTTAGAGAATCTGTAGCACGGGACGTAGCGGCATCAATAACTGCTGTTACTCCCGTCAATGCTTCCGTCAGGGTTTGCGGATTGCACAAGTTTCCTCGTACCAGTTCTGCACCCCATTCTTTCAAAAAAGCTGCTTTTTTAGGACTCCGAACGAGACAGCGGACTTTGTATCCTTCATCAATTGCGCGACGGGCTACTTGTCTTCCCAGTGTGCCAGTTGCACCAACTATTAATAATGTCATGGGGTTGGTTATATATCTTAATGTTTATGAAAAGAATCTTAACAGAATTAGTTATGTAAATAAAACTTTACATCATTTTAATAAAAGATTTAGGAGTTCAGGAGTTCAGGAGTTCAGGAGTTCAGGAGTTCAGGAGTTCAGGAGTCACCGAGTCACCGAGTCAGGAGTCACCGAGTCAGGAGTCACCGAGTCAGGATGAAGAATTAATTTTTTTCCCCTACTTCCCCTACTTCCCCTACTTCCCCTACTTCCCTTACTTCCCTTACTTCCCCTACTTCCCCTACTTCCCCTACTTCCCCTACTCCCCTACTTCCCCTCTACTCTTCTGCGCCTTGAATTTTGAGTAACAAAGCACCGATCGCCCAACCTACGAAGATTAGACCGAAAGATAGCATAGCTGCATTTAATATTTCGCTGCCCATTTGCTGTAATGCTCCTTTGTGGATTGTTGATTTATGTTTCCTGTTTTTCAGACCGCTGAATTTGATTTGAAGGCTCAAATCTTATTTTCAACTTTGAGGATTCAGATAAACTGGGTCTATCAGAATTATTGAGATTAAACCTCTATCAATAATTCTAAACCAATTTAGGGATGATATTCGGGGATAGACGACGATGGGCAGGGATACAAGATCATGATTAATCAAGATAAACGTCCGCGTTTGGTGCTGACTCTGGGAGATCCGGCGGGTATTGGTGCTGAGGTAATTTTGAAGGCTTTGGCTGATCCTGAAGTTACTCAAGATTGTGATGTGGTGGTGGTGGGAAATAAAATTTTATTAGCTCAAGTTTATGAAAATATCAGTAAAAATATTGATAATTCCCTCTTTTTGGTAAATCCTGCTAATTTGTCTGTAGTTGATGTGCCTAGTGCTGGTGAAATTATTACTGGTGTGGGGAATGCAGCTAGTGGTGCGGCGAGTTTTGCTTATATGGAATATGCTATATCTCAAACTTTGGCGGGTGAGTTTGATGGAATTGTTACCGGACCTATCGCTAAATCTGCTTGGAAGGCTGCTGGTTACAATTATCCAGGACAAACGGAACTTTTAGCCGCAAGGGCTGGTGTGGAGCGTTTCGGGATGTTGTTTGTGGGGCGATCGCCTTTTACTGGTTGGACTCTGCGGGCGTTACTTGCTACCACACATATTCCTTTACGTCAAGTAGCTGAGGCATTAACACCGCAGTTGTTGACACAGAAATTAGATTTGCTAGTGGAGTATTTAGAAAATGATTTGGGGATTAAAAATGGGAGAATTGCGATCGCCGGGTTAAATCCCCACAGCGGTGAAATGGGACAACTAGGAACGGAAGAAATAGATTGGTTAATTCCCTGGCTGGAGTCAGAACGCCAAAAACGCCCCCATTTACAGCTAGAAGGACCCATCCCCCCAGATACAATGTGGGTGAAACCAGGTATGGCTTGGTATGGTAATTCTTCAGTTAAAAATCCGGCTGATGGTTACTTGGCACTTTATCACGACCAAGGTTTAATTCCCGTGAAGTTGATGGCTTTTGATCGGGCTGTCAATACTACCATTGGTTTACCGTTTGTGCGGACTTCCCCGGATCATGGTACAGCTTTTGATATTGCCGGCAAAGGCATTGCTGACCCAACAAGTATGAAAGCAGCGATTAATTTGGCGGTTGAAATTAGTCGGGAGGGTTTAATATGACAGGACATAAAAAGTTTATACTCAAAACGGCTTGATTGTTTGATTCTAAACGTAGGGGTAAAGCAAGAGCTTCATTGGTGTCAACTTAACGTAAAACCTCTATCCCGCAAAGAACTCAAGTCATCTCATTCCCAGTCTCTGACCCTTCCCTACGAGGCTACGGTGTACACACAAGTGTTATCTGCAAGGGTTTCAGGCGTTATAGACCCCTGAAATTGTCATTACGAGCGCAAGTAATCACATAATCTCGTGGTTTCATTCCGCACTTCGTGCCGCTTCGCTAACATCGCCCAACAACACTGATTAAGCTGCGCTTAATTTTGCTCGTTGGGCAATTCGTCACTTACGCGTATTCATCTCACCACCTACCCTATCGGGTAGGTGAGAGGCTTCTACTGTTTAAACTAACAATGCTTTGGCTTTAGCTAAAACATTATCAACAGTGAAGCCAAACTTCTCCAAACAAATACCACCAGGAGCAGAAGCACCAAAAGTATCAATACTTACAGTGTCGCCTTCACTACCTGTATATTTGTGCCAACCGAAGCTACTAGCAGCTTCTACCGATAGACGCTTAGTAACAGCTTTTGGTAGAACAGATTCTTTGTAAGCTGCATCTTGTGTATCGAACAAGGTAGAAGAAGGCATAGAAACTACACGAACCTTCTTACCGACCGCAGTTAATTTTTCTGCTGCACTTACACAGAGGCTGACTTCTGAACCAGTACCAATCAAGATGATATCTGGTGTACCTTGGCAATCAACAATTGTATATCCACCCTTAGCGACACCTGCAATGGATGTACCTGCCAAGTTAGGAACATTTTGACGAGTGAACGCCAATAAAGTGGAAGCGTGTGCTTTAGACTTCTCAATTGCGACTTTGTAACCACCAGAGGTTTCATTTCCGTCAGCAGGACGAATTACGGTTAAATCAGGAATGGCACGCAAAGAAGCAAGGGTTTCAATAGGTTGGTGAGTAGGACCATCTTCACCTTGACCAATGGAGTCGTGAGTCATGACCCAAATTGAACCAGCTTCAGAGAGCGCAGCCAAACGAATAGCAGCCCGCATATAATCTGTGAAGATTAGGAAGGTTGCACCGTAGGGAATTAAACCTGAGTTGTGCAACGCCATACCATTACAGATTGCACCCATTGCGTGTTCCCGCACACCAAAGTGGATGTTGCGGTTGGCAAAATGTCCTTTTTGGAAGTCTCCAGCACCTTTGAGTTCGGTGAGGTTGGAGTGGGTTAAGTCAGCAGAACCACCAATTAATTCTGGCAAAACAGCCCCGAGTTTGTTGAGGCAGTTTTCTGAGTGTTTGCGGGTGGGTAATGCTTTGTCTTCGGTTGTGTAGGTAGGTAATACTTTGTCCCAACCGTCTGGTAATTTACCAGTAATGAAACGGTCAAATTCCGCTGCTTCTTGGGGGTATTTAGCTTTGTAGTCAGCATAAACTGTATTCCATTCGGATTCGTAACCTGCACCGCGTTCTACTGCTTTGCGAGTATGATTTAGAGCATCTTCAGGAACTACAAAGGCATCATATTCCCAACCTAAGTTTTTGCGGGTAGCGATGGTTTCTTCTGGACCCAAAGCCGCACCGTGAATACCAGCGGTATCTTGTTTGTTAGGAGAACCATAACCAATGGTGGTTGTCACCTTAATCATGGTGGGTTTGTCGGTGACGGCTTTTGCAGCTTCAATAGCTTTGGCAATTCCCGCTAAGTCGGTGTTACCGTCTTTAACGTGGATAACGTGCCAACCGTAAGATTCAAAGCGTTTGGAAACGTCTTCAGTGAAAGCTACATCTGTAGAACCATCAATGGAGATGTGGTTATCGTCATAAAGAGCAATCAGTTTACCTAATCCCCAGTGTCCAGCAATGGAAGCAGCTTCACCGGAAATTCCTTCCATGTTGCAACCATCACCCAGAAGTACATAAGTATAATGATCAACTATCTTGGCATCTGGTTTGTTGAACTTAGCAGCTAGGTGTGCTTCTGCTACTGCTAAACCCACTGCATTGGCAATTCCTTGACCTAAAGGACCTGTGGTAACTTCTACACCGGCTGTAACAAAATTTTCGGGGTGGCCTGGGGTCTTAGCACCCCATTGACGAAATTGCTTGATGTCGTCTATGGTAACGCTATCGTAGCCGGTTAAGTACAGTAGGGCATACTGCAACATTGAACCATGACCAGCGGATAAAACAAAGCGATCGCGGTTGAACCACTGAGGATTTTTGGGGTTATAGCGCATGAAGCTATCCCAAAGCACAAAAGCCATTGGAGCCGCGCCCATCGGTAGTCCAGGGTGTCCCGATTTAGATTTTTCTATGGCATCTACAGCCAAAAAGCGGATCGAATTAATACAAAGTTCTTGGATGGATTGGGTTGCAACAGCCATAATCTCTTATTGTTAACGACGGGTTAGGACTCTTTTTAGCTTGTTCTTGTTGGGTTCATTATCAAGTGATCCCACTTTTCTCATCATCCCATTCCTAATTGTCAATGGACAAGGGGGATATTGTGAGTTTTTGGTGATGAATAAAGCCAATAATTTAATCTTGCTGTTCCCAAAGCGTGGCATAAGCCATACTAACGGTTCAGCAGAGAATGATCTCTATCATACTTGCCACAGGTTCACTTCTAAAAAGCCAACCAGTAACAAAATTACAGTAGGAGTTCAGGAGGTAGGGGCGCAGGGCCTGCGCCCATTCAGGAGTATGGCTAACGCCACGCTGCGCTATCAGGAGTTCAGGAGTTCAGGAGTTCAGAAGGAAGAAGAAAGAAGAAAGAAGAAAGAAGAAAGAAATTTCTCCCCTACTCCCCCTACTCCCCCTACTCCCCCTACTCCCCCTACTCCCCCTACTCCCCCTACTCCCCCTACTCCCCCTACTCCCCCTACTCCCCTGCCCCAACAGCGATAGGATATTTTTTATTTGCAAGTCACTAGAGAGTAAATTTCTTGAATGCCAGGGTAACATTATGACCACCAAAGCCAAAAGAATTAGATAAAGCCACCTCGACTACCTGATCACGGCTAGTATGGGGAACATAATCTAGGTCACATTCTGGATCAAGATTTTCGATATTGATGGTGGGGGGAATTTTGTTATGAGCGATCGCTAAAATTGTCGCTACAGCTTCAATCCCACCAGAACCGCCTAACAGGTGTCCTGTCATGGATTTAGTAGAACTGATGGCTACTTTATACGCATGATCTCCCAAAGCTTTCTTAATCGCCGCGGTTTCATTCACATCATTGGCTGATGTACTAGTTCCATGAGCATTGATGTAACTAACCATTTCCGGTGTCAGTGACGCATCTTTTAAAGCTAACTCAATCGCTCTGGCTGCACCTAAACCACCGGGAACAGGAGAAGTCATGTGATAGGCATCACAGGTCATCCCATAACCAACAATTTCCCCATAAATCCTTGCGCCACGATTAAGGGCGTGTTCTAATTCTTCGAGAATTAAAATTCCTGCTCCTTCACCCATGACAAAGCCATCACGATCACGATCAAAGGGACGACAAGCATGAGCCGGATCATCATTGCGGGTGGACAGGGCGCGAGCAGATGCAAATCCTGCCACTGACAGGGGTGTAACTGCGGCTTCACAGCCACCGCAAATCATGGCTGTGGCATATCCGCCTTGAATCTGACGAAAAGCATCGCCGATAGAATTAGAACCCGCAGCACAAGCTGTTACAGAGCAGGAATTTGGACCTTTTGCCCCAGTATGAATTGCTGTTAATCCTGCTGCCATATTGGCGATCATCATGGGAATCATGAAGGGACTACAACGACTAGGACCTTTATTAGGATCTAAGTAAATGGTTTGTTGGTCTTCTAAAACCTTAATTCCACCAATTCCCGAACCGATAATTACACCAATTTGTTCAGCGTTGAGATCATCAATTACTAAACCTGAATCAGCAACAGCTTGTTTAGCTGCTGATACACCCAATTGGGCAAACCGATCCATCCGCTTGGCTTCTTTGCGATCTAAGTAAGTGTGTGGATCAAAGTTTTTGACTTCACCCGCAATGCGGCAACTATGTTTAGAAGCATCAAAGGCGGTGATATAGTCAATTCCATTCCGTCCGCTTAATAATCCTTCCCAATATTCGGCTGGTGTGTTACCAATAGGTGTAATCGCGCCCACACCTGTTACAACAACGCGGTTACGTTTATAGTCTATCATGATTGCATTAAATATGGCGAAAAAGCAGCAGGGGGAAACAATTAAGAGGGCTGAGTTCCGAGTTAAGTATTCTTAGTTAAGACTATACTGTTTGCTCAATATTATGGACTTTTGGTGCTTTTTTTGAAGTCAAACTTACAGTTTAGACACTTAACACTCATTTAAGGACGGGTTTATCCAGTTAATTTGTATACTCTTAAAGTATTTGTTTAAACCCGTCAATGCTGAATATAATTTCGTCTATGGAGATGCAGCAACGTGACTAGAGATATAATCAACTACGGCTTGAACAGTTGTAATTTTTTCAGCCGCTTCATCAGGAATGTCGATCTCAAATTCTTCTTCCAAAGCCATGACTAACTCCACTGTATCTAGGGAATCAGCCCCTAGATCTTCCATAAAATTGGCATTTGGTATAACCTTAGCCTCATCCTCTATGCTAAGTTGCTCAACGATAATCTTTTTAACTTTTTCAAAAGTTGCTGCTTGGCTCATAAATAAAAGTCCTTAACAAGTTGCTATGATTTGCTCTAAATGAACAAAGTTTTTTTTGGGCATATACATCTTATCGGAAAGGGTGAACCTGAGTATAGGTTCTATCATTAAAACTGAGGATTAAAGATGAAGGAGATCCTGGAAATGAGAGATAAAGGTTTAATAACCACAGTAACCACCCAATTAATCAATCCTCATCACCTCTAAACAATAAACCAACTATACTTTTATGCTATCTAAACCGCTAAAATACGCTTACTATCCAGGCTGTGTAGCTCAAGGGGCTTGTAGGGAACTGTATATATCAACTCAATCTCTCACTCAAGCCTTGGGTATTGAATTGGTTGAACTGAAAAAAGCCTCTTGCTGTGGTTCAGGGACATTTAAAGAAGATTCCCAATTATTAGAAGATACCGTTAATGCCAGAAATATCGCGTTAGCAGAATCATTAAATCTCCCTTTACTTACCCATTGCAGCACTTGTCAAGGTGTTATTGGTCATGTTGATGAACGATTAAAAGAATGTCAGTCAACAAATCCCGATTACGTGAATAAAGTTAATGGTTTATTAGAAAAAGAAGGCTGTTCTCCTTATCGGGGGAGTACAGAAGTTAAACATCTTCTTTACGCTTTAGTGACAGATTACGGCTTAGAGGAAATTACCCAGCGTGTCACCAAGAAATTAAGTGGATTAAAATGTGCAGCTTTCTATGGTTGTTATCTCCTCCGCGCTCAGAAATCCATGCCCTATGATGATCCTTTTAAACCCGAAGCAATGGAAAATGTATTTCGGGCAGTAGGGGCGACACCTGTATATTATCGTGGCAGAACTCAATGCTGTGGTTGGCCTTTATCCAGCTACGCAACAACAGAATCTTTCCAAATGGCTGGAAATCATATCCAAGAAGCTTTAAATAATGGTGCTGATTGTATTGTCACACCATGTCCTTTGTGTCATTTGAATTTAGATTCTCGTCAACCAGAAGTAGAAAAGGTCATTGGTCAAAAATTAGGTTTACCAATTTTACACTTACCCCAGTTAATTGCTTTAGCTTTAGGTGTCAGTCCCAAAGAATTGGGTTTAGACAGACATATTGTGTCTACAAAACCCATTTTAGAAAAATTAGGT
The DNA window shown above is from Anabaena sp. WA102 and carries:
- a CDS encoding SDR family oxidoreductase; translation: MTLLIVGATGTLGRQVARRAIDEGYKVRCLVRSPKKAAFLKEWGAELVRGNLCNPQTLTEALTGVTAVIDAATSRATDSLTIKEVDWDGKVALIQAAKAAGVERFIFFSILDADKYPNVPLMEIKGCTEAYLVESGLNYTILRLAGFMQGLIGQYGIPILEKQPVWVTGTSSPIGYMDTQDIAKFAVRALTVPETEKQAFPVVGTRAWSAEEIINLCERLSDRDAKVTRMPIGLLRAVRNLLRCFQWGWNVADRLAFTEVLASGKALNAENMDEVYTIFGLDKQQTTTLEVYLQEYFSRIMNKLKQLDYEKAKSKKLKSKKTPFKESSKANSQ
- the petM gene encoding cytochrome b6-f complex subunit PetM, whose amino-acid sequence is MGSEILNAAMLSFGLIFVGWAIGALLLKIQGAEE
- the pdxA gene encoding 4-hydroxythreonine-4-phosphate dehydrogenase PdxA; the encoded protein is MINQDKRPRLVLTLGDPAGIGAEVILKALADPEVTQDCDVVVVGNKILLAQVYENISKNIDNSLFLVNPANLSVVDVPSAGEIITGVGNAASGAASFAYMEYAISQTLAGEFDGIVTGPIAKSAWKAAGYNYPGQTELLAARAGVERFGMLFVGRSPFTGWTLRALLATTHIPLRQVAEALTPQLLTQKLDLLVEYLENDLGIKNGRIAIAGLNPHSGEMGQLGTEEIDWLIPWLESERQKRPHLQLEGPIPPDTMWVKPGMAWYGNSSVKNPADGYLALYHDQGLIPVKLMAFDRAVNTTIGLPFVRTSPDHGTAFDIAGKGIADPTSMKAAINLAVEISREGLI
- the tkt gene encoding transketolase → MAVATQSIQELCINSIRFLAVDAIEKSKSGHPGLPMGAAPMAFVLWDSFMRYNPKNPQWFNRDRFVLSAGHGSMLQYALLYLTGYDSVTIDDIKQFRQWGAKTPGHPENFVTAGVEVTTGPLGQGIANAVGLAVAEAHLAAKFNKPDAKIVDHYTYVLLGDGCNMEGISGEAASIAGHWGLGKLIALYDDNHISIDGSTDVAFTEDVSKRFESYGWHVIHVKDGNTDLAGIAKAIEAAKAVTDKPTMIKVTTTIGYGSPNKQDTAGIHGAALGPEETIATRKNLGWEYDAFVVPEDALNHTRKAVERGAGYESEWNTVYADYKAKYPQEAAEFDRFITGKLPDGWDKVLPTYTTEDKALPTRKHSENCLNKLGAVLPELIGGSADLTHSNLTELKGAGDFQKGHFANRNIHFGVREHAMGAICNGMALHNSGLIPYGATFLIFTDYMRAAIRLAALSEAGSIWVMTHDSIGQGEDGPTHQPIETLASLRAIPDLTVIRPADGNETSGGYKVAIEKSKAHASTLLAFTRQNVPNLAGTSIAGVAKGGYTIVDCQGTPDIILIGTGSEVSLCVSAAEKLTAVGKKVRVVSMPSSTLFDTQDAAYKESVLPKAVTKRLSVEAASSFGWHKYTGSEGDTVSIDTFGASAPGGICLEKFGFTVDNVLAKAKALLV
- the fabF gene encoding beta-ketoacyl-ACP synthase II, with the translated sequence MIDYKRNRVVVTGVGAITPIGNTPAEYWEGLLSGRNGIDYITAFDASKHSCRIAGEVKNFDPHTYLDRKEAKRMDRFAQLGVSAAKQAVADSGLVIDDLNAEQIGVIIGSGIGGIKVLEDQQTIYLDPNKGPSRCSPFMIPMMIANMAAGLTAIHTGAKGPNSCSVTACAAGSNSIGDAFRQIQGGYATAMICGGCEAAVTPLSVAGFASARALSTRNDDPAHACRPFDRDRDGFVMGEGAGILILEELEHALNRGARIYGEIVGYGMTCDAYHMTSPVPGGLGAARAIELALKDASLTPEMVSYINAHGTSTSANDVNETAAIKKALGDHAYKVAISSTKSMTGHLLGGSGGIEAVATILAIAHNKIPPTINIENLDPECDLDYVPHTSRDQVVEVALSNSFGFGGHNVTLAFKKFTL
- the acpP gene encoding acyl carrier protein, producing the protein MSQAATFEKVKKIIVEQLSIEDEAKVIPNANFMEDLGADSLDTVELVMALEEEFEIDIPDEAAEKITTVQAVVDYISSHVAASP
- a CDS encoding CoB--CoM heterodisulfide reductase iron-sulfur subunit B family protein gives rise to the protein MLSKPLKYAYYPGCVAQGACRELYISTQSLTQALGIELVELKKASCCGSGTFKEDSQLLEDTVNARNIALAESLNLPLLTHCSTCQGVIGHVDERLKECQSTNPDYVNKVNGLLEKEGCSPYRGSTEVKHLLYALVTDYGLEEITQRVTKKLSGLKCAAFYGCYLLRAQKSMPYDDPFKPEAMENVFRAVGATPVYYRGRTQCCGWPLSSYATTESFQMAGNHIQEALNNGADCIVTPCPLCHLNLDSRQPEVEKVIGQKLGLPILHLPQLIALALGVSPKELGLDRHIVSTKPILEKLGW